The Fusibacter sp. A1 DNA segment AGTCGGCAACTGCTGGTGTTTCAATAAAATAATCCGCCTCTCCACTATCCACTTTGGCTATCGAAGTTTGAATATCAGGTGTATTGACAATCGTAACATTCCTTAAGTTCTTATTAAGGTACTCTTCATGCCAAAAGCCATCGATCACAGCCACTCTTTTTCCTTCTAGTCCATAGGTATCAAATACATATGGACTTTTATTGTCACCATAGATGATGTCGCGTTCGTCACTAAAAGGAGCGGTAAAAATAAAGGATGCCTTACGCTCTTCTGATATCGCCATGTTAAGAACATCCACTTGCTTGAGCAAGGCTTTGGCATAAACTTCTTCAAATGTGCCTGGAACAGCTTCAAGTCTAATGCCAAGCAGCTCTGAGAAATTAGATAGATAATATCCTGCGATTCCTCCATAGTTACCATTCTCATAATAATCGATTGGAAGATAATCTGTTGCGACGCCTACTCTTACACTTGGCTCAGATTCAAGCCAGGCTTTCTCTTGCGGTGTTAAATCAAGAATCATCCGAATGTAGGCTTGCCTTGCGTTTTTTATCATACGATCGATCTCTGGCCGACTGCCGATAATCACTTTCTCAATAATTCCTAGAAGCATCTTATTTTCATTCAGTGCGGATATCGTCAGTTTGGATCTGATATCATCTAGGTCTGTTAGTTTTATCGTGTTGGGATATTTCAATGAATAGTCATAGAGGATCTCCCCGCCTGCGGTGATAAACGCTTCTATTTCTTGATTTTCTAACGCTTCCAATCCGTGATACTGATCTTCAAAAATGATAGGTTCGTAGTTGATTTTATTATAGGACTGCTGAAACAGATCGATGACAATATCACTGTCAATAAAACCGACTTTCTTATTGTCGATATCTCCAACTGTTCTGATCGTACCGTTTTTAGACGCCAATATCGCATAAGGGACACTATTGATCTCATTCGTAAACGACATTGTCTTCATCCGTTCTTCCGTTGGATTCGCACCAAACAAAAGATCGATTTCTCCACTATGGAGCCCGTTATAGACTGCTCCCCAAGATAGGTCATCCACAACTTCAATGGTTAGTCCCAACTCTTCATTGAGATAATCGGTGAACTCAAGCATATAACCCTTTGAATGGTCCCCATCATAAAAAAATTCGATACCAGCGTAAGGATCCAACCCCAGAGTATAAATCTTATTCTTATTAACCTTCAACCACTGGGTTTCTTCAGGTGTCAAACTAGCTGGGATGAAGGAATCTGCATACATGCTACAATCTGATAGGATCAGAAGGATGATAGCAATGACAATGAGTGCCCTTTTCATAACCGCCTCCAATACTGTATAAACTTCCGTTTTCTTTCGTCAGGTAATTAGCTTAAAAAGAAATAGGCATTGCCTAAGTTGACGCATGCGATAAGAATTATCGCTATATTGAATATGATCCGTAAGTATCCTTCTTTTATCCTTCTATACAACTTGCTGCCCATGAATCCACCCAAGATCCCTCCTGGAATCAATACGACCAGCATGCTCATATCCATGGTCGACCACTCATTAAGCATGGTCAAGGTAAGTAGCTTTGTTCCCTGTGACGCGAAGATTAAAAATATGGATCCGAATGCCGCATACTTTCTATCCATACCGCAGATTAGAAAAAGAAGCATTACATTCAATGGCCCCCCACCGATACCGAGAAAGCTTGAAATCGTACCTAGTCCTATACCAGCAAGCAAAATGTAAATCGGATGTGAGACCTTTATTTTTTTAGGACTCCTATTTACTAGATAGATCACTAAGATCATGATCGCAACAAGCATGAGAGATTGAATTCCTTTGGCTAGCTTATCATTTGCAAGCAGTAGGATAAATTGCGAAAAAAGTATTTTTCCAATAAAACCGCCAATGACACCCCCGCCAGCAATCCACCATAGTGACTTTTCAACCACCACGCCAAGTCTTATATTCATCGTTAGCGCGATGATTGTCATAGAAAAAACGGTTACAGACGATAGGGTGCTTATTGTTGCCGCATCGAAGTGATTAAGTGTGTCAAGCGCCGGTTTGATGATGACTCCGCCACCTAGCCCCACTAGAGACCCGAATAGGGTTGCGATCAGTCCAATAAAGAAATAAATGAAATACATGATGACTCCTTTGCATATTAGTTTGCTTATTTGGGTACAATTCGAGTATATCCGTAATAACGAATCTGATTATTAATCAATTATTAATTGACTTGTTACTATATACTTGATATTGTGAAGGATATTAATCATCAAGTCAACAAAGAGCTTAACATGGGAAGGAAATCAAATGGCTAGAATACTGATCGCTGATGATTCACTCGTGATGCGAAGGAACATCAAAACCATGCTTCAACAGACTAATCATAAAATCATAGGCGAAGCCGATAACGGAAAAAAAGCATACATGGCTGCCATTGAGCTTTGTCCCGACTTGATCACGATGGACATCAACATGCCCATCATGACCGGTG contains these protein-coding regions:
- a CDS encoding diguanylate cyclase domain-containing protein, giving the protein MKRALIVIAIILLILSDCSMYADSFIPASLTPEETQWLKVNKNKIYTLGLDPYAGIEFFYDGDHSKGYMLEFTDYLNEELGLTIEVVDDLSWGAVYNGLHSGEIDLLFGANPTEERMKTMSFTNEINSVPYAILASKNGTIRTVGDIDNKKVGFIDSDIVIDLFQQSYNKINYEPIIFEDQYHGLEALENQEIEAFITAGGEILYDYSLKYPNTIKLTDLDDIRSKLTISALNENKMLLGIIEKVIIGSRPEIDRMIKNARQAYIRMILDLTPQEKAWLESEPSVRVGVATDYLPIDYYENGNYGGIAGYYLSNFSELLGIRLEAVPGTFEEVYAKALLKQVDVLNMAISEERKASFIFTAPFSDERDIIYGDNKSPYVFDTYGLEGKRVAVIDGFWHEEYLNKNLRNVTIVNTPDIQTSIAKVDSGEADYFIETPAVADYYIHGLGYSNIQKKGDTPTDSFLYFGVQKELGLMVSIFNKSKRLISYDEAKYYGMQGLPVIENIENIKLRNALIISGLFLALLFVILYHIITKLIRQNTDLLLLRERERLIYIDPLTGLFNRNHFNQLDMETDTRSYPQYVIAFDINDLKLVNDEFGHLVGDQLIIKFSELLKDASKPFDAIRMGGDEFLVWIESGNEVQAKIIMQKIRIGCKHISLVKDDEEVKTGISVAMGYGVRENEEISIDQCLQTADEAMYIDKERQKRREKL
- a CDS encoding sulfite exporter TauE/SafE family protein, translating into MYFIYFFIGLIATLFGSLVGLGGGVIIKPALDTLNHFDAATISTLSSVTVFSMTIIALTMNIRLGVVVEKSLWWIAGGGVIGGFIGKILFSQFILLLANDKLAKGIQSLMLVAIMILVIYLVNRSPKKIKVSHPIYILLAGIGLGTISSFLGIGGGPLNVMLLFLICGMDRKYAAFGSIFLIFASQGTKLLTLTMLNEWSTMDMSMLVVLIPGGILGGFMGSKLYRRIKEGYLRIIFNIAIILIACVNLGNAYFFLS